The following are encoded together in the Oreochromis niloticus isolate F11D_XX linkage group LG12, O_niloticus_UMD_NMBU, whole genome shotgun sequence genome:
- the mrpl1 gene encoding large ribosomal subunit protein uL1m, which translates to MTNENVQLSDGCQVSYIFIYVFFGFRICTRTKTFPFFQLTFDRFRGGTIYSLPLFSHGQARFPDMATCTRTVWKVLAGCQRQLLSASGSAYSGVSQTAPRNLPVRTFAAVKALKKDKKDNAEKEVKKEKRVIDDKNRHKPFSKTAWAPVDDVYVMRYYPRTLYDPAEAIDMLKKFQALDFTPHNQPVYIDLKLDMKLEKKKKVDPFVSTVHLPHAFKAEMNRVLVFTEDANQATVARENGAVFAGGVELIQPILDDEISADFYVAVPDILPKLVPLKNKLRKKFPKSKRGSVGINVPKMLELFKTGHEYMVESDCYVRTQIATLDMPSEHIFANLQTILVDVCSHRPASLGPFIERAIIASHTSEAVWFKSEDVLPKSPEKEE; encoded by the exons atgaCGAATGAAAATGTACAACTCTCAGACGGTTGTCAGGTatcttatatttttatttatgtattttttggtTTCAGAATATGCACCAGAACTAAAACTTTCCCGTTTTTTCAACTAACATTTGATCGTTTCCGAGGCGGAACCATTTATTCCCTACCTCTGTTTTCACACGGCCAAGCGCGATTCCCAGACATGGCAACCTGCACGCGTACTGTGTGGAAAG TTTTAGCAGGATGTCAGAGGCAGCTACTGAGTGCCAGCGGTTCAGCTTACTCAGGTGTCTCACAGACTGCACCAAGGAATCTACCTGTCAGGACTTTTGCAGCTGTCAA GGCactaaagaaagacaaaaaagacaaCGCAGAAAAGGAGGTGAAGAAAGAGAAGAGGGTCATCGATGACAAAAACAGACATAAGCCTTTCAGTAAAACGGCATGGGCGCCTGTGGATGACGTGTATGTTATGAGGTACTACCCACGGACTCTGTATGACCCAGCGGAGGCGATTGACATGCTGAAGAAATTCCAGGCATTAGACTTCACTCCCCACAATCAGCCGGTTTACATAGATCTGAAGCTGGACATGAAGCTGGAGAAGAAG AAAAAAGTCGACCCCTTCGTCAGCACTGTGCACTTACCGCACGCCTTCAAGGCAGAGATGAACAgagttttagtttttacagag GATGCTAATCAAGCCACAGTTGCTCGGGAGAACGgagctgtgtttgctggaggAGTGGAGCTCATACAGCCG atcttGGATGATGAGATTTCAGCAGACTTCTATGTGGCGGTTCCCGACATCCTGCCGAAGCTCGtaccactgaaaaacaaactgaggaAGAAGTTTCCAAAGAGCAAGAGAG GCTCAGTCGGCATCAACGTTCCCAAGATGTTGGAGCTATTTAAAACGGGTCATGAGTACATGGTGGAGAGCGACTGCTATGTTAGGACCCAGATAGCTACG CTCGACATGCCCAGTGAGCACATCTTCGCCAACCTGCAGACAATCCTGGTTGATGTTTGTTCACACCGACCAGCCAGCTTGG